One Thioclava electrotropha DNA segment encodes these proteins:
- a CDS encoding HAD family hydrolase, with translation MVSALIFDVDGTLAETEEAHRRAFNETFAARGVDWNWSQETYRELLKTTGGKERMARHREVMGFGPSDDEIAELHKIKTRRYVEIITDGEVPLRPGVARLIAIARDAGLKLAIATTTNRPNVDALIRATLGADPDHLFDAIAAGDEVETKKPAPDVFELALNRLHLPPEACIAFEDSEMGLQSAQGAGLRVLITPSAYTDGGDFSSAEWVLPDLSHALPPEITEGLGQSAAIS, from the coding sequence ATGGTGAGCGCGCTGATCTTCGACGTCGACGGCACGCTGGCCGAGACCGAAGAAGCGCATCGCCGCGCCTTCAACGAGACCTTCGCGGCGCGCGGCGTCGACTGGAACTGGTCGCAGGAAACGTACCGCGAACTCCTGAAGACCACCGGCGGCAAGGAGCGCATGGCGCGCCACCGCGAGGTCATGGGCTTCGGCCCCTCTGACGACGAAATCGCCGAACTGCACAAGATCAAGACCCGGCGTTATGTCGAGATCATAACCGACGGCGAGGTGCCGCTGCGCCCCGGCGTGGCGCGGCTGATCGCCATTGCGCGCGACGCGGGATTGAAGCTCGCCATCGCCACGACCACGAACCGGCCCAATGTCGATGCGCTGATCCGCGCGACGCTGGGCGCCGATCCCGATCACCTGTTCGACGCGATCGCAGCGGGCGACGAGGTGGAGACAAAGAAGCCCGCGCCCGACGTGTTCGAGCTGGCGCTGAACCGGTTGCATCTGCCGCCCGAGGCCTGCATCGCTTTCGAGGATAGCGAAATGGGTCTACAATCGGCGCAAGGGGCTGGGCTTCGCGTGCTGATAACCCCTTCGGCCTATACCGACGGGGGCGATTTCTCGAGCGCGGAGTGGGTTCTTCCCGACCTCTCGCATGCCTTACCGCCCGAGATCACGGAAGGGCTGGGACAGAGTGCCGCAATTTCATAA
- a CDS encoding thioredoxin family protein gives MAVTPPVCDFGWKAPGFTLPGTDGKQYSFEDIRGPKGTLVMFICNHCPYVQSILDRILRDAAELQKAGIGVVAISANDVDDYPEDSFENMAKLAEEKGFPFPYLYDESQAVAKAYGAACTPDFFGFNADDGLQYRGRLDASTKQAAAADAKRELYEGMMMVAETGEGPRDQIPSMGCSIKWKAA, from the coding sequence ATGGCCGTCACACCCCCCGTCTGCGATTTCGGCTGGAAGGCTCCGGGCTTCACCCTGCCCGGCACCGATGGCAAGCAATATAGCTTTGAAGACATCCGTGGCCCCAAGGGCACGCTCGTGATGTTCATCTGCAACCATTGCCCCTATGTCCAGTCGATCCTCGACCGCATCCTGCGCGATGCGGCGGAGTTGCAGAAAGCGGGGATCGGGGTCGTGGCGATCTCGGCCAACGATGTCGACGACTACCCCGAGGACAGCTTCGAGAACATGGCCAAACTGGCCGAGGAGAAGGGCTTCCCCTTCCCCTATCTCTATGACGAAAGCCAGGCGGTGGCGAAGGCCTACGGCGCCGCCTGCACCCCCGATTTCTTCGGTTTCAACGCCGATGACGGGCTGCAATATCGCGGGCGTCTCGATGCCTCGACCAAGCAGGCCGCTGCGGCAGACGCCAAGCGCGAGCTTTACGAGGGCATGATGATGGTCGCGGAAACCGGCGAAGGCCCGCGCGACCAGATCCCGTCGATGGGCTGCTCGATCAAGTGGAAAGCCGCATGA
- the fba gene encoding class II fructose-bisphosphate aldolase (catalyzes the reversible aldol condensation of dihydroxyacetonephosphate and glyceraldehyde 3-phosphate in the Calvin cycle, glycolysis, and/or gluconeogenesis) yields the protein MALITLRQLLDHAAEYGYGVPAFNINNMEQGIAIMKAAAKCDAPVIMQASRGARSYAGDIMLRHMIQALSEMYPDIPLCMHQDHGNNEATCLTAIRHGFTSVMMDGSLKEDMKTPADWDYNVAITKRVADMAHWVGASVEGELGVLGNLETGEAAEEDGSGAVGKLRHDQLLTDPDEALDFVKLTKVDALAIACGTSHGAYKFSRKPTGDILAISQIEKIHAKIPNVHLVMHGSSSVPQYLQDLINESGGEMPQTYGVPVEEIERGIKSGVRKVNIDTDNRMALTAQFRKVAQDKPTEFDPRKFMIPAMEEMEKLCLDRFQRFGTAGNASKIKVIDLDDMAKRYADGSLDPVISAAKAA from the coding sequence ATGGCATTGATTACGCTTAGACAATTGCTCGATCACGCCGCGGAATACGGCTACGGCGTGCCGGCGTTCAACATCAACAACATGGAACAGGGGATCGCCATCATGAAGGCGGCGGCGAAATGCGACGCCCCCGTCATCATGCAGGCCTCGCGCGGCGCGCGTAGCTATGCCGGCGACATCATGCTGCGCCACATGATCCAGGCGCTGTCGGAGATGTATCCCGATATCCCGCTCTGCATGCATCAGGACCACGGCAATAACGAGGCCACCTGCCTCACCGCGATCCGCCACGGCTTCACCTCGGTGATGATGGACGGCTCGCTGAAGGAAGACATGAAGACCCCCGCCGATTGGGACTACAATGTCGCGATCACCAAGCGCGTGGCCGACATGGCCCATTGGGTCGGCGCTTCGGTCGAGGGCGAATTGGGCGTGCTCGGCAATCTCGAGACCGGCGAAGCGGCGGAGGAAGACGGCTCGGGCGCGGTTGGCAAACTCAGACATGACCAGCTGCTGACCGATCCCGACGAGGCGCTCGATTTCGTCAAGCTGACCAAGGTCGACGCGCTGGCGATCGCCTGCGGCACCAGCCACGGCGCCTACAAGTTCTCGCGCAAGCCCACGGGCGACATCCTCGCGATCAGCCAGATCGAGAAGATCCACGCGAAGATCCCGAATGTGCATCTGGTCATGCACGGCTCGTCCAGCGTTCCGCAATATCTGCAGGACCTGATCAACGAATCCGGCGGCGAGATGCCCCAGACCTACGGCGTCCCGGTCGAAGAGATCGAGCGCGGCATCAAGTCGGGCGTGCGCAAGGTCAATATCGACACCGACAACCGCATGGCGCTGACGGCGCAGTTCCGCAAGGTCGCCCAAGACAAGCCGACAGAGTTCGACCCGCGCAAATTCATGATCCCCGCGATGGAAGAGATGGAGAAGCTCTGCCTCGACCGGTTCCAGCGCTTCGGCACCGCCGGGAATGCCAGCAAGATCAAGGTGATCGACCTCGACGACATGGCCAAGCGCTATGCCGACGGATCGCTCGACCCGGTGATTTCGGCTGCAAAAGCCGCCTGA
- a CDS encoding CbbQ/NirQ/NorQ/GpvN family protein gives MSDIDPDQFRVKTEPYYRPVGNEIEQYAAAYDVRMPVMLKGPTGCGKSRFVEYMAWKLQRPLITVACNEDMTASDLIGRFLLDINGTKWQDGPLTVAARIGAICYLDEVVEARQDTTVVIHPLTDHRRQLPLEKKGELVDAHPDFQVVISYNPGYQSMMKDLKQSTKQRFGAMSFDYPQAATEAEIVSHEAGIDLKTAERLVQVAERSRNLKGHGLDEGMSTRLLVYAGQLISQDIPAPAACQMALVEPLTDDADMRDTLQAAVQTFFPEITDSSKVA, from the coding sequence ATGAGCGATATCGACCCAGACCAGTTCCGTGTGAAGACCGAGCCCTATTACCGGCCCGTCGGCAACGAGATCGAGCAATATGCCGCCGCCTATGACGTGCGCATGCCGGTGATGCTCAAGGGCCCCACGGGCTGCGGCAAGTCGCGTTTCGTCGAATATATGGCGTGGAAGTTGCAGCGTCCTCTCATCACCGTGGCCTGTAACGAGGACATGACCGCGTCCGACCTGATCGGGCGGTTCCTCCTCGATATCAACGGCACCAAGTGGCAGGACGGCCCGCTGACCGTCGCCGCGCGGATCGGCGCGATCTGTTATCTCGACGAGGTCGTGGAGGCCCGTCAGGACACCACCGTCGTGATCCACCCGCTGACCGACCACCGCCGCCAACTGCCGCTCGAGAAGAAAGGCGAGCTGGTCGACGCGCATCCCGATTTTCAGGTCGTGATCTCGTATAACCCCGGCTACCAGTCGATGATGAAGGACCTCAAGCAATCGACCAAGCAGCGCTTCGGCGCGATGAGCTTCGACTACCCGCAGGCCGCGACCGAGGCCGAGATCGTGAGCCACGAGGCCGGGATCGACCTCAAGACCGCCGAACGCCTCGTTCAGGTGGCCGAACGCTCGCGCAACCTCAAGGGCCACGGCCTCGACGAGGGCATGTCCACGCGCCTTCTGGTCTATGCGGGCCAGCTGATCTCGCAGGACATTCCCGCGCCCGCCGCCTGCCAGATGGCGCTGGTGGAGCCGCTGACCGATGACGCGGATATGCGCGACACGTTGCAGGCGGCCGTCCAGACCTTCTTCCCCGAGATCACCGACAGTTCGAAGGTGGCGTAA
- a CDS encoding phosphoglycolate phosphatase, with amino-acid sequence MSDAPSVIFDLDGTLIDSVPAIHAVSNAVLTEMGFEPLSLPMIRSFVGKGVPNLVRQLLITSGEDPDGPLFARVEHALIARYETDVEGNVPYPNVIAALDTLKEMGCRMAVCTNKPFAPAEAALRHVGLWEYFELTLGGDSMPTRKPEPQMLHHCHQALGGGAMIYVGDSEVDAETAVNAQAPFAIYSEGYRKTPLTEVPHDVAFSDWAMLPGLVEGWKW; translated from the coding sequence ATGAGCGACGCCCCTTCCGTCATCTTCGACCTCGACGGGACGCTGATCGACTCCGTGCCCGCGATCCATGCCGTCTCGAATGCCGTGCTGACCGAGATGGGCTTCGAACCGCTCTCGCTTCCAATGATCCGTAGCTTCGTCGGCAAGGGCGTGCCCAACCTCGTGCGCCAGTTGCTGATCACCTCGGGCGAAGATCCGGACGGGCCGCTTTTCGCCCGTGTGGAGCACGCGCTGATCGCGCGCTACGAGACGGACGTGGAGGGCAACGTGCCCTATCCCAACGTGATCGCCGCGCTCGACACGCTCAAGGAGATGGGCTGCCGGATGGCCGTGTGCACCAACAAGCCCTTCGCGCCCGCCGAGGCCGCTTTGCGCCATGTCGGTCTCTGGGAGTATTTCGAGCTGACGCTGGGCGGGGATTCCATGCCCACCCGCAAGCCCGAGCCGCAGATGCTGCACCATTGCCATCAGGCGCTCGGCGGCGGCGCGATGATCTATGTCGGGGACTCCGAGGTCGATGCGGAAACGGCGGTGAACGCGCAGGCGCCCTTCGCGATCTATTCCGAGGGCTATCGCAAGACGCCGCTGACCGAAGTGCCCCATGACGTGGCCTTCTCGGATTGGGCGATGCTGCCCGGTCTGGTGGAGGGCTGGAAATGGTGA
- a CDS encoding ribulose bisphosphate carboxylase small subunit produces MSEMQDYGSRISDPNSRKMGTFSYLPQLNDDELRKQVEYIVSKGWNPAIEHTEPENMRSNFWYMWKLPMFGETDVDAIFREIEMCKKANPGNHVRLVGYDNFKQTQGTSMVVHRADMSASA; encoded by the coding sequence ATGAGTGAAATGCAAGATTACGGCTCGCGTATTTCGGACCCGAACAGCCGCAAGATGGGCACCTTCTCCTATCTGCCCCAGCTCAACGACGACGAGCTGCGCAAGCAGGTGGAATACATCGTCTCGAAAGGCTGGAACCCGGCCATCGAGCATACCGAGCCCGAGAATATGCGGTCGAACTTCTGGTATATGTGGAAGCTGCCGATGTTCGGGGAAACCGATGTCGATGCGATCTTCCGCGAGATCGAGATGTGCAAGAAGGCGAACCCGGGCAACCATGTCCGCCTCGTCGGCTACGACAACTTCAAGCAGACGCAGGGCACCTCGATGGTGGTGCACCGCGCCGACATGTCGGCCTCTGCCTGA
- a CDS encoding nitric oxide reductase activation protein NorD, whose product MKVDLDDYAADLIKSAPELEETLDGLFHEAARMMSPAGLKDYMDGAKAMTSLGKGPRLLISYLDEMPQVAKECGEDVIRDVVGAVLKLASMVSGEILVLMLDTLPGAANRFGDPELLRGYLALLHRLAARAPRGLRPMFGVLEELLSKLTLSGLRRWVDFGAEAYRRDLPKQADYFGLVSEDSRAVLKQERRGTLFIDSQRRLNFYLRAFWARDFFLRPSAADFEGFRPFIEDGALHLPDAVDGINGASGLDLYRAMCAHMAAHIVYSDHGLGQEALNPAQIFLIGMIEDARVEYCATQAFPGLRAMFDRLMPDTPHGAYEHETMYLLEIVARALNTPGTRTGDLEIDNLVETFHSEIAGNARETMFSWSLGVELFNLLAQRRAVPSLRILESLKIPYRDDNRFIWSLSDYDWSNQNAYQPAQGQVRKRVGLMEFVNEVDVETAGDDAQEVWVLSSELFPYEDEGVSYNEMEGKAPISDPFHYGEWDYKVQLMRPSWSTVYEHRPPMGDPDEIDTILTAHRGIRHRIKQIVDRLRPQGISRQRRLEDGDELDINAAVDAMVMQRIGMQPDMRITMRNVINRRDLAVCILLDLSESTNETVRGSDKTVLELTREASALVASAISGIGDPFAIHGFSSDGRHDVQYQRFKDFEQKLDSEVKGRLAGMKGGLSTRMGAAMRHAAHHLSLRPEAHKLLLIVTDGEPADIDERDPQYLRMDAKKAVAELQQIGINSYCLTLDPEADAYVSRIFGANNFTVIDQVERLPEKLPTLFAQLTK is encoded by the coding sequence ATGAAGGTCGATCTCGACGATTACGCCGCCGATCTGATCAAATCCGCGCCGGAGCTGGAGGAGACCCTCGACGGGCTCTTCCACGAGGCGGCGCGGATGATGTCGCCCGCCGGTCTCAAGGATTACATGGACGGCGCGAAGGCCATGACCTCGCTCGGCAAGGGCCCGCGGCTGCTGATCTCCTATCTCGACGAGATGCCGCAGGTCGCCAAGGAATGCGGAGAGGACGTGATCCGCGATGTCGTGGGCGCGGTCCTGAAACTGGCCTCGATGGTCTCGGGCGAGATCCTGGTGCTGATGCTCGACACGCTGCCCGGCGCCGCCAACCGCTTCGGCGACCCGGAACTGCTGCGCGGCTATCTCGCGCTGCTGCACCGGCTGGCGGCCCGCGCGCCGCGGGGCCTGCGTCCGATGTTCGGCGTGCTCGAAGAGCTGTTGAGCAAACTCACCCTCTCGGGTCTGCGCCGCTGGGTGGATTTCGGGGCCGAAGCCTATCGCCGCGACCTGCCGAAACAGGCGGATTACTTCGGGCTTGTTTCGGAAGACAGCCGTGCGGTGCTCAAACAGGAACGCCGCGGCACGCTATTCATCGACAGCCAGCGTCGCTTGAACTTCTACCTCCGCGCCTTCTGGGCCCGCGATTTCTTCCTGCGTCCCTCTGCCGCCGACTTCGAAGGCTTCCGCCCCTTCATCGAGGACGGCGCGCTGCATCTGCCCGATGCGGTGGACGGGATCAACGGCGCCTCCGGCCTCGATCTCTACCGCGCGATGTGCGCCCATATGGCGGCCCATATCGTCTATTCCGATCACGGGCTGGGGCAGGAAGCGCTGAACCCCGCGCAGATCTTCCTGATCGGCATGATCGAGGATGCGCGCGTCGAGTATTGCGCGACGCAGGCCTTTCCGGGGCTGCGCGCGATGTTCGACCGGCTGATGCCGGACACGCCGCACGGAGCTTACGAGCACGAGACGATGTATCTGCTGGAAATAGTCGCCCGCGCGCTCAACACGCCCGGCACCCGCACCGGTGATCTGGAGATCGACAATCTCGTCGAGACCTTCCACAGCGAGATTGCGGGCAATGCGCGCGAGACGATGTTCTCCTGGTCGCTCGGGGTCGAGCTGTTCAACCTGCTGGCGCAGCGCCGCGCGGTGCCGTCCCTTCGCATTCTCGAATCTCTGAAAATTCCGTATCGCGACGACAACCGCTTCATCTGGTCGCTCTCGGATTACGACTGGTCGAACCAGAACGCCTACCAGCCCGCGCAGGGTCAGGTGCGCAAGCGCGTGGGCCTGATGGAATTCGTCAACGAGGTCGATGTCGAGACCGCAGGTGACGATGCGCAGGAGGTCTGGGTGCTGTCGTCAGAGCTGTTCCCCTACGAGGATGAGGGCGTCAGCTATAACGAGATGGAGGGCAAGGCCCCGATCTCGGACCCGTTTCATTACGGCGAGTGGGATTACAAGGTGCAGCTGATGCGCCCATCCTGGTCGACCGTCTATGAACACCGCCCGCCGATGGGCGACCCGGACGAGATCGACACAATCCTGACTGCGCATCGCGGCATCCGGCATCGCATCAAACAGATCGTCGACCGGCTGCGCCCGCAGGGTATCTCGCGCCAGCGGCGGCTGGAGGATGGCGACGAGTTGGATATCAACGCCGCCGTCGATGCGATGGTGATGCAGCGGATCGGGATGCAGCCCGACATGCGGATCACCATGCGCAACGTCATCAACCGGCGCGATCTGGCGGTCTGCATCCTGCTCGACCTGTCGGAAAGCACGAACGAAACCGTGCGCGGCTCGGACAAGACCGTGCTGGAGCTGACGCGCGAGGCCTCTGCGCTCGTGGCCTCGGCAATCTCGGGCATCGGCGACCCGTTCGCGATCCACGGCTTTTCCTCGGACGGTCGCCACGACGTGCAGTACCAGCGCTTCAAGGATTTCGAGCAGAAGCTCGATTCCGAGGTCAAAGGCCGCCTCGCGGGCATGAAAGGCGGGCTCTCGACCCGGATGGGCGCTGCGATGCGCCATGCCGCTCATCACCTGAGCCTGCGCCCCGAGGCGCATAAGCTGCTTCTGATCGTCACCGATGGCGAACCGGCCGATATCGACGAGCGCGACCCGCAATATCTGCGCATGGATGCCAAGAAGGCGGTTGCGGAACTCCAGCAGATCGGCATTAACAGCTATTGTCTGACGCTGGACCCCGAGGCCGACGCCTATGTGTCGCGCATTTTCGGGGCCAACAACTTCACCGTGATCGATCAGGTCGAGCGCCTGCCCGAGAAACTGCCGACCCTGTTCGCGCAACTGACGAAATGA
- a CDS encoding MBL fold metallo-hydrolase yields MTFTRRTILRGGLAMGAMTALPRLSFAAQTLEMGSARLDTLSDGNLVLPIGFVTDNPEAKPILEKYGITGDSVEPPCNVTLYRDGTNTVLFDVGSGNDFMPSAGKLMEAMDALEVAPDDVTHVVFTHGHPDHLWGVLDDFDEPFFANAQHMMGKDEFEYWLNPETLDTIDDGRKTFAAGALRRLEILEDQIDTFGDGAEILPGIMAQMTPGHTPGHMSFHIKNGNTQAFIIGDAIVNHYLAFAAPGMEAGSDQNPELGAKTRVALLDQLATDKLPIIGYHLPEGGLGRVERDGDAYRYVPEV; encoded by the coding sequence ATGACTTTCACGCGACGCACCATTCTGCGCGGAGGGCTGGCGATGGGCGCCATGACCGCCCTTCCCCGGCTCAGCTTCGCCGCCCAGACCCTCGAAATGGGATCGGCCCGGCTCGACACGCTGTCCGATGGCAATCTCGTGCTGCCGATCGGCTTCGTGACCGATAACCCCGAGGCCAAGCCGATCCTTGAGAAATACGGCATCACCGGAGACTCGGTCGAGCCGCCCTGCAATGTCACGCTCTATCGCGACGGGACCAACACGGTGCTGTTCGACGTGGGCTCGGGCAATGATTTCATGCCCTCGGCGGGCAAGCTGATGGAAGCGATGGATGCGCTCGAAGTCGCGCCCGATGACGTGACCCATGTCGTCTTCACCCATGGCCACCCGGATCACCTCTGGGGTGTGCTCGACGATTTCGACGAGCCGTTCTTCGCTAACGCCCAGCACATGATGGGCAAGGACGAGTTCGAATATTGGCTGAATCCCGAGACGCTCGACACGATCGACGATGGCCGCAAGACCTTCGCGGCCGGCGCGCTGCGCCGCCTCGAAATCCTTGAAGATCAGATCGACACTTTCGGCGATGGCGCGGAAATCCTGCCCGGCATCATGGCGCAGATGACCCCCGGCCATACGCCCGGTCACATGTCCTTCCACATCAAGAACGGCAACACGCAGGCCTTCATCATCGGCGATGCGATCGTGAACCACTACCTCGCCTTCGCGGCGCCGGGCATGGAGGCGGGCTCGGATCAGAACCCGGAGCTGGGCGCAAAGACCCGCGTGGCGCTGCTGGATCAGCTTGCGACCGATAAGCTGCCGATCATCGGCTATCACCTGCCCGAAGGTGGTCTGGGCCGGGTCGAGCGCGACGGCGACGCCTATCGCTACGTGCCGGAGGTCTGA
- a CDS encoding MBL fold metallo-hydrolase yields MKKLLLTSVLAGLLHVSPALASEDVPDMYPGSVLYSKPYEVIPGVWTSIGATAPPTYENSGHNNNLSFIVTGDGVVVVNSGASYQLARALHDEIKAVTDQPVKLVINENGQGHAMLGNNYWIEQGVPVLAHVDAAAEFEQDAGGAFEALKSYGKETAEGTDPKLPTETFEDKRVIEMGDMTIEVMHLGPAHSPGDTQVWLPEQKFMIAGDIAFSERMPPIFSGTCTSCWIETFETKFAPLEPAFIIPGHGHPTNLDKVTRGTTGYLKYLRGKIGEHIDNGGDLTEAYYVDQSPYKNLDTFEELATKNAGVVYEEMEFE; encoded by the coding sequence GTGAAAAAACTTCTTTTGACCAGCGTCTTGGCGGGGCTTCTTCATGTAAGCCCCGCGCTCGCCTCGGAGGACGTGCCGGACATGTATCCCGGCTCGGTTCTCTATTCGAAGCCCTATGAGGTGATCCCCGGCGTCTGGACTTCGATCGGGGCCACCGCGCCGCCGACCTATGAGAATTCGGGCCATAACAACAATCTCAGCTTCATCGTCACCGGCGATGGCGTGGTCGTGGTGAATTCCGGCGCGTCCTATCAGCTCGCCCGCGCGCTGCATGACGAGATCAAGGCGGTGACCGATCAGCCGGTGAAGCTGGTGATCAACGAGAACGGTCAGGGCCATGCGATGCTCGGCAATAATTACTGGATCGAACAGGGTGTGCCGGTGCTCGCCCATGTCGATGCGGCGGCCGAGTTCGAGCAGGACGCAGGCGGCGCTTTCGAAGCGCTGAAGTCTTACGGCAAGGAGACCGCCGAGGGCACCGATCCGAAACTGCCCACCGAGACCTTCGAGGACAAGCGCGTCATCGAGATGGGCGACATGACCATCGAAGTGATGCATCTCGGCCCCGCGCACAGCCCCGGCGACACGCAGGTCTGGCTGCCGGAGCAGAAGTTCATGATCGCGGGCGATATCGCCTTCTCCGAACGGATGCCGCCGATCTTCTCGGGCACCTGCACGAGCTGCTGGATCGAGACCTTCGAGACCAAATTCGCGCCGCTGGAGCCCGCCTTCATCATCCCCGGTCACGGCCACCCGACCAATCTCGACAAGGTCACGCGGGGCACGACAGGCTACCTGAAATACCTGCGCGGCAAGATCGGTGAGCATATCGACAATGGTGGCGATCTGACCGAGGCCTACTACGTGGATCAGAGCCCCTACAAAAACCTCGACACGTTCGAGGAACTGGCGACGAAGAACGCGGGCGTCGTCTACGAGGAAATGGAATTCGAATAG
- a CDS encoding form I ribulose bisphosphate carboxylase large subunit: MNQHANPGKYSAGVKEYRETYWEPNYTPKDSDVLAVFKITPQAGVPREEAAAAVAAESSTGTWTTVWTDLLTDLDYYKGRAYAIEDVPGDDESYYAFIAYPMGLFEEGSVVNVFTSLVGNVFGFKAVRALRLEDVRFPLWFVTTCDGPPHGIQVERDKLDKYGRPFLGCTIKPKLGLSAKNYGRAVYEALRGGLDFTKDDENINSQPFMRWRDRFEFCQEAIEKAERETGERKGHYLNVTAPNIEEMYKRAEFAKEIGSPIIMSDYLTMGWAAQASLSRWCRDNGMLLHVHRAMHGVIDRHPKHGINFRVLAKMLRLLGGDHLHSGTVVGKLEGDREATLGWIDLMRDKYVKEDRSRGIFFDQDWGQMPGVLPVASGGIHVWHMPALVNIFGDDSCLQFGGGTLGHPWGNAAGAAANRVAVEACVKARNEGRDLEKESKDIMTSAAKHSPELKIAMETWKEIKFEFDTVDKLDVAHR; this comes from the coding sequence ATGAACCAGCATGCAAATCCCGGTAAATACAGCGCCGGCGTCAAAGAGTACCGTGAAACCTACTGGGAGCCGAACTACACCCCCAAGGACAGCGACGTGCTCGCCGTCTTCAAGATCACGCCGCAGGCCGGCGTCCCGCGTGAGGAAGCCGCAGCCGCCGTCGCCGCGGAATCCTCGACCGGCACCTGGACCACCGTCTGGACCGACCTGCTGACCGATCTCGACTACTACAAGGGTCGCGCCTATGCGATCGAGGACGTGCCGGGCGACGACGAGAGCTACTACGCGTTCATCGCCTACCCGATGGGTCTGTTCGAGGAAGGCTCAGTCGTCAACGTCTTCACCTCGCTCGTGGGCAACGTGTTCGGTTTCAAGGCCGTCCGTGCACTGCGTCTGGAAGATGTGCGCTTCCCGCTGTGGTTCGTGACCACCTGCGACGGCCCGCCCCACGGCATTCAGGTCGAGCGCGACAAGCTCGACAAATACGGTCGTCCCTTCCTCGGCTGCACGATCAAGCCGAAGCTCGGTCTGTCGGCGAAGAACTACGGCCGCGCGGTCTATGAGGCGCTACGTGGCGGTCTCGACTTCACCAAGGATGACGAGAACATCAATTCGCAGCCCTTCATGCGCTGGCGTGACCGTTTCGAGTTCTGTCAGGAAGCGATCGAGAAAGCCGAGCGCGAGACCGGCGAGCGCAAGGGCCACTACCTGAACGTCACCGCGCCGAACATCGAAGAAATGTATAAGCGCGCCGAGTTCGCCAAGGAAATCGGCTCGCCGATCATCATGTCGGACTACCTGACGATGGGCTGGGCCGCGCAGGCCTCGCTGAGCCGCTGGTGCCGCGATAACGGCATGCTGCTGCACGTCCACCGCGCGATGCATGGCGTGATCGACCGCCACCCCAAGCACGGCATCAACTTCCGCGTTCTCGCGAAGATGCTGCGCCTTCTGGGCGGCGACCACCTGCATTCGGGCACCGTCGTCGGCAAGCTCGAAGGCGACCGCGAAGCGACGCTGGGCTGGATCGACCTGATGCGCGACAAATACGTCAAGGAAGACCGCTCGCGCGGCATCTTCTTCGATCAGGACTGGGGCCAGATGCCGGGCGTGCTCCCGGTGGCCTCGGGCGGCATCCACGTGTGGCACATGCCCGCGCTGGTCAACATCTTCGGCGATGACAGCTGCCTTCAGTTCGGCGGCGGCACGCTGGGCCACCCCTGGGGCAACGCAGCCGGCGCAGCGGCCAACCGCGTCGCGGTCGAGGCCTGCGTCAAGGCACGCAACGAGGGCCGCGATCTCGAGAAGGAGTCGAAAGACATCATGACCTCGGCCGCCAAGCACTCGCCCGAACTCAAGATCGCCATGGAGACGTGGAAAGAGATCAAGTTCGAGTTCGACACCGTGGACAAGCTGGACGTGGCGCACCGCTAA
- the rpe gene encoding ribulose-phosphate 3-epimerase, whose protein sequence is MSFDRSIKIAPSILSADFANFGAEIRAIEDQGADWVHVDVMDGHFVPNLTFGPPAVKAFRPHVKTFMDVHLMIAPVDPYIEAYAEAGADMIVAHWEAGPHPHRTLQAIKAQGVKCGISLNPGTPANVISELLDLVDMVLVMSVNPGFGGQKFIPSSINKVRQVREMIGDREIHIQVDGGVDPTTVGPLVEAGADCFVAGSAVFKGGSVDKPEVYGANMRAIREAAQGALKAAQ, encoded by the coding sequence ATGAGCTTTGACCGTTCCATCAAGATCGCGCCCTCGATCCTGTCGGCCGATTTCGCCAATTTCGGCGCCGAGATCCGCGCCATCGAAGATCAGGGGGCCGATTGGGTCCATGTCGACGTGATGGACGGGCATTTCGTGCCGAACCTCACCTTCGGCCCGCCCGCCGTGAAAGCGTTCCGCCCGCATGTGAAGACCTTCATGGACGTCCACCTGATGATCGCGCCTGTCGATCCCTACATCGAAGCCTATGCCGAAGCGGGCGCCGATATGATCGTGGCGCATTGGGAGGCCGGCCCGCACCCGCATCGCACGCTGCAGGCGATCAAGGCGCAGGGCGTGAAATGCGGCATCTCGCTGAACCCCGGAACGCCTGCCAACGTGATCTCGGAACTGCTCGACCTCGTCGACATGGTTCTCGTGATGAGCGTGAACCCCGGCTTCGGTGGTCAGAAATTCATCCCCTCCAGCATCAATAAGGTCCGCCAAGTGCGCGAAATGATTGGCGATCGCGAGATTCACATTCAGGTGGATGGCGGCGTCGATCCGACCACGGTCGGCCCGCTGGTCGAAGCCGGCGCGGATTGCTTCGTGGCTGGCTCGGCCGTCTTCAAGGGCGGTTCGGTCGACAAACCCGAGGTCTATGGCGCGAATATGCGCGCGATCCGCGAAGCGGCACAGGGGGCCCTCAAAGCGGCGCAATGA